Proteins co-encoded in one Juglans regia cultivar Chandler chromosome 16, Walnut 2.0, whole genome shotgun sequence genomic window:
- the LOC109003224 gene encoding rhamnogalacturonan I rhamnosyltransferase 1-like produces MEVRSENVQVRCDKLPAPVIPRTRLQVWFIRVCSSIVLWTCLVQLAAVWELWHPHLLAGITNRMTQVAQLRAEQVQSPPPFLPARKYKSNGYLRVSCNGGLNQMRAAICDMVTVARLLNLTLVVPELDKMSFWADPSNFEDIFDVRHFINSLRDEVRIIKRVPKRFNRKHGLIPLEMPPVSWSNEKYYLQQILPLFGKYKVLHFNKTDARLANNGIPPDLQKLRCRVNFQALKFTPQIETLGYKLVRMLQEKGPFLALHLRYEMDMLAFSGCTHGCTKEEAEDLKRMRYAYPWWREKEIVSEARRSQGLCPLTPEEIALVLQALGFGKDTQIYIAAGEIYGSERRLVALRAAFPQIVKKEMLLAPEELQQFQNHSSQMAALDFMVSVASSTFIPTYDGNMAKVVEGHRRYLGFKKTILLDRKRLVDLLDMHQNRTLSWTEFVVAVRLAHEKRMGQPMRRKVIIEKPKEEDYFYANPQECLCKGTNCDDLRGPGNSSRIR; encoded by the exons ATGGAGGTTAGATCGGAGAATGTACAGGTGCGGTGCGATAAGCTACCGGCTCCAGTGATTCCGAGGACGCGATTGCAGGTGTGGTTCATACGCGTCTGCTCGAGCATTGTGCTCTGGACGTGCTTGGTTCAGCTGGCGGCGGTCTGGGAGCTATGGCATCCGCATTTGCTGGCTGGGATTACCAATCGGATGACGCAGGTTGCTCAGCTTCGTGCCGAACAGGTGCAATCGCCGCCACCTTTTCTTCCCGCAA GAAAGTATAAAAGTAATGGTTATCTAAGAGTGTCCTGCAATGGAGGCCTGAATCAAATGCGTGCAGCG ATATGTGATATGGTGACTGTTGCTCGGCTTTTGAATCTCACTTTGGTTGTTCCAGAGCTCGACAAGATGTCTTTCTGGGCTGACCCTAG TAATTTTGAGGACATCTTTGATGTGAGACATTTCATTAATTCACTAAGAGATGAAGTTCGAATCATAAAAAGGGTGCCGAAGAGGTTTAATAGGAAACATGGACTCATTCCACTTGAGATGCCTCCTGTTAGCTGGtcaaatgaaaaatactacTTACAACAG ATTCTTCCACTTTTTGGCAAGTATAAGGTGTTGCACTTCAACAAAACGGATGCACGTTTGGCAAACAATGGGATCCCACCTGATCTTCAGAAACTCAGGTGTCGTGTTAATTTCCAGGCACTGAAATTTACTCCTCAGATTGAGACTTTGGGATACAAATTGGTTCGTATGCTTCAAGAAAAGGGACCTTTCTTGGCTCTGCATCTTAGATATGAGATGGACATGTTGGCTTTCTCAGGTTGCACTCATGGCTGCACCAAGGAAGAAGCTGAGGACCTCAAGCGGATGAG ATATGCTTACCCTTggtggagagagaaagagatagtgTCGGAAGCGAGAAGATCACAAGGTTTGTGTCCTCTGACACCAGAGGAGATAGCGTTAGTTTTGCAGGCATTGGGTTTCGGTAAGGACACACAGATTTATATTGCAGCTGGTGAGATTTATGGCAGTGAACGGAGGCTTGTGGCGCTAAGAGCTGCATTTCCGCAGATT GTGAAAAAAGAAATGTTGCTAGCCCCAGAGGAGTTGCAACAATTCCAGAATCATTCATCACAAATGGCAGCTTTAGATTTTATGGTTTCGGTAGCAAGTAGCACTTTTATTCCCACCTATGATGGAAACATGGCAAAAGTTGTGGAAGGTCACCGCAG GTATCTCGGGTTTAAAAAGACCATCCTATTGGATCGGAAAAGACTTGTAGACTTGCTGGACATGCATCAGAATAGAACACTTTCATGGACTGAGTTTGTAGTTGCTGTGCGGTTGGCTCATGAGAAAAGAATGGGACAGCCAATGCGTCGAAAGGTTATTATAGAGAAGCCGAAGGAGGAAGATTACTTCTATGCAAATCCGCAGGAGTGCCTTTGCAAGGGTACAAATTGTGATGACTTGCGAGGCCCTGGCAACTCAAGTAGAATAAGGTGA